The DNA window GGTCAAGCCTTCCAAGTCGAGCCCGTGATCGTCCGCCCAATGCTGGATCGAGTAGACGACCCCTTGACCCGTCGCCTTGTCCCTTCCGACGCTGCCGCCGGCCTCCACGGGCTTGCCAGTGACCACATGTATGTTCCGTTGGCGTTCGTGCGGTGGAACAGTGGAGGCATAGGTGTCCAGAATCCATGCCATAATTTGCGCGTTAGTATTCACATCTGGCGCCGGAATGTCGTATTCCGGACCGATGTTCCCGCCCAAAGCGTACGCAAACCGGCGCGTGATGCGCTCCAATTCCGCGGCGGAATACTTCATGGGATCAATCTGAATGCCACCCTTGGCTCCACCGAATGGAACTCCAGTCAAGGCGCATTTCCAGGTCATCCATGCCGCCAGAGCCCTGACCTCGTCCAAGTCGACATCGGGATGAAACCGCAGGCCGCCCTTGAAGGGGCCCAGGGCATCGTTGTGCTGAACCCGGTAGCCCGCGAACATCTCGACGCGGCCGTTATTCATCTTCACCGGAAAGTTGATGACAATCTCGTTCTTGGTTCGACTCAGGATCTTGCGAACGTCCGGATCGAGGCTCATCACATCCGCCGCCCGTTCGAACTGAACCACGACATTTTCGTAGAGGCTCTTTTTCGTGGGGCTCGGCGCCGGTGAGGGCTCGACACTTGGCGCGGGCTCGTCCAGCCGATCGCCGACGTCCAGCGGCGTAACATCGCCCCCCGTCCTCAGTGATGGTTCTCGAGTTAGTGTAGTCATGCTGCAACTGCTCCTTCGCCTTGCTTGGTCGCGACGTCGACCGCGGGTAAATCTACTCAAACTCCTCACAATTGAAGACGCCGCCTTCCGGTTTGGGAAAGGTGCAGCTGCCGCGCTTCTCACAGGTCTTGCACAGCCCGGGCAGCCATTCTCGATTCGCGACCGCGAACCGCTCAGTGACGATCTGGTTCACAGTTGCCGGGCGCTCGGGCAGCTGGATACCTTCAAACTCGTCACACGTTCGAACGGGGTGGTCAGCAGACCGAGGGAATGTGCAGACCGAGTCATTGACGCAACTGGAACACAGCCCGGGATACCATTCGCGGTTGGCCCTTCGCGAGCTGTCGCTCATTGGTCGATGGCGCTGGTCGCCTCCGCTGGCGCTTCGCGGGGTCTTCACCGCCAGGTCTTCTGAGGTCGTCGCAGTAATCATGAGAAGCCTCCTCTCGCTGGTCTTGGTTAGCGGCGATTCGAAGTGTCTCGCCCGCCTGATGACCAGAGAGCACGCGCGATTCCAGGAGTTCGGCGTAGACTGGGAGTCTTCAGGTTATGGGACGGTGTGAACGTAACCAATTGCCATTTATGCATTTACAATTCGATGATCAGCTCGCGTGGGATTCTTCAGATGAGTCAACAGGAGATTCGCGCGCGGGGAGAAACGAACCGGTGGGGAGAAACGCCCCGGACTAACTACGCCTAATCCGATGACGGAGATGCATCGGAGTCGGGCGTAATGGCAAGGCGTTTCAAGGTCTCACGAAGCGTCTTTCGATCGATCCCCAGAATTTGCGCGGCTTGGGTCTTGTTCCCGTGCACGCTTGCGAGGACTGCCTTGATGTGGCCTTCTTGGACTTCCGCCAAAGTCCGCTGGAGCGATGTGCCGTGGGGAACGGCGAAGCGCATGAGCGTCGGCAGGTCGCCAGCATCGATTTCCTCACCCTCGGTCATCACGACAAGGCGTTGAACGACGTTTTCCAGCTCCCGTATGTTGCCCGGCCAGTGGTACTCGCGGAGGCAGCGCCATGCGCGTTCCGAGAGGCGCGGAACGGGCTTGTCGGCGTCCCGCGCGAATTTGGAGAGGAAGTGGCCGACAAGCTTGATGATGTCGTCACCACGATCGCGCAGCGGCGGTAGCTCGAGCGTGAGGACATTCAGGCGAAAATAGAGGTCGTCGCGAAAAAGTTTGCGGCGAACGAGGGCAGCCAGATCCTTGTTCGTCGCCGCGAGGACGCGCACGTCCACGGCGCGCGGCTTGGCTGCACCAACCATTTGAACCTGACAGTCTTCGAGAACGCGAAGCAGCTTCGCCTGCATTGAAGGCGTCAACTCTCCGACCTCATCCAGAAAGATGGAGCCTTCATCTGCGGCAATGAAGAACCCTGCACGGGTCGTGACGGCGCCGGTGAACGCCCCCTTGACGTGTCCGAACAGCTCACTCTCGACCAGCCCTTCAGGAATCCCTCCGCAATTGACGGGGACGAACGCGGCACGCGCACGATCGCTGCTGTAGTGAATGGCTCTCGCGACCAGCTCTTTCCCGGTACCGCTCTCCCCCGTAATCAACACCGTAGCCGAAGCGGAAGCCGCCTTGGCGATGCCACGGAAGACCTGCTGCATTGACGGGGAGTCGCCGATCAGACCGAACGGCGCCCCCGACGCTTCCTGCATCCCGGTCTCGGCCGCGCGCCGTTGACGAACAACGGCCAGCGTATTCTTTACCGCCTTGAGCAGTTCTTCGTCCGTGAATGGTTTCGTCAGATACTCCTCGGCGCCCTCCTTGACCGCTGCGACGGCTGACTCGATGCTTCCGTAGCCCGTGATCATGATAACGGCCATATTCGGGAAATGGTCGCGAACATGACGGACCAGCTCCATTCCACTGACCTGGGGCATCTTCAGATCAGTGATGACCAGTTCGACCGGAACTTGCTCGAGCATGGGAATGGCCTCGTCGACGCTTCGGGCTTGGAGCACGGCAAATCCGGCCTCCGTCAGATTCCGCTGGATCACCTCAAGCGTAGTTTCGGAGTCATCGACGGCAAGTATACGGGTCGTTGAATTACCCATTGGAGCGCTGGTCCTCCATTGCAGGTAAAGGGGAGGATGCCGGCAGCTTCACCTCAAATCGAGAACCGGCGCCGGGCTGGCTTTGGAAGTGTATTTTCCCGCCATGCGAGATGACAATGCCATGAACCACAGAGAGCCCCAGGCCCGTTCCCTGCTCGGGGCTCTTCGTCGTAAAGAACGGCTCAAAAATCCGATCTGCAATATCGGAAGCGATGCCGGCCCCCGTATCTTCAACAACAATCGTAACCTCACCGTCCTCCTTCCGTGTGCGTACGGTGAGAATCCCTCCTCCCGGCATTGCCTGGATTGCGTTAACGCAGAGATTGACAATGACCTGACTAAGCTGCACGGGATCCGCGTATACCTTCGGGCAAACGGGGTCAAGCTCTCGTCGAACTTCGACTCCGAATTCCTGAACACGCGGAGCCAGAAGGCTGAGACTCTCATCAACCAGACTGCTTAGCTGGACCCAGTCGCGTGACGGCGGCGACTGCCTCGCGAACAACATCAACTTTCGAACGATGTCCCGCGCGTATAATGCCGCCTGTATGATTCGCTCCAGGTCTTGCACTACCTGTGCTGGCAAATTCGCCGTTTTCCGGGCGAGTTGGGCGAAGCCGAGGATTCCGCCGAGCGGTTCATTGATCTCATGGGCCACGCCGGCGGCAAGGCGCCCGATCGTGGCGAGCCGATCGGTCTGACGCATGATCGTCGCCATATGGGCTCTTTCGAGCCGGGCATCGCGGCGCTGGACGAACAACGCCAACTCGCGTGCAACTGCGCCAATCAGGTGTGCCTCCTCCCGCAAGAAGGCGCCTTCAACGAACTCCGGCCGATCCTCAAGATATCCGACTTCAACAGTCCCTCGGGCCACCCCATCGACCAATACCGTTGCTTCCTGTCGATGAACGGAACGCGCATCGTCGCCTGTGGCAAAAGCCGCGTCATCGACCCGGATGCGTGCCACGAGAATATCTGGGAATTGCCACGCCGGCGGCAGCAGTCGGGCGATTTCCGGAAGTCTCTCGACAATTGCGCCATCGGTTGATTCGAGTACCTTCGCCACGGCATACAGGCAGGTGAGCTCTTTAACGCGTTCGCGCAAGGCGTGTTGAGCCCTGCGGTCGTCCATCGCCAAGCCAAGTGTCTGCGCGAGCGCCTCATAAAATCCCACATTGTGCGCGGAAAAAACATGCTTTCTTGTGCTCATCAGCGCCAGGACACCCGGAACGGAGTACGCAATATCGAACGGCAGAACCGCGAGCG is part of the Phycisphaerae bacterium genome and encodes:
- a CDS encoding Glu/Leu/Phe/Val dehydrogenase, with the protein product MTTLTREPSLRTGGDVTPLDVGDRLDEPAPSVEPSPAPSPTKKSLYENVVVQFERAADVMSLDPDVRKILSRTKNEIVINFPVKMNNGRVEMFAGYRVQHNDALGPFKGGLRFHPDVDLDEVRALAAWMTWKCALTGVPFGGAKGGIQIDPMKYSAAELERITRRFAYALGGNIGPEYDIPAPDVNTNAQIMAWILDTYASTVPPHERQRNIHVVTGKPVEAGGSVGRDKATGQGVVYSIQHWADDHGLDLEGLTFTVQGFGNVGSWTARLLTRLGARLVAVEDVTGGVRNTQGLDPEELLRYARVHGGVSRYPKGEFVDRIMFFQTEADIFIPAALENQITQDTARWLRVRLVAEGANGPTNPEGDAVLRERGIDLIPDILCNAGGVIVSYFEWLQNKRSEFWELEEVDAKLHKQIAIAYHRVRDKARELDVDWRTAAYVIALSRLETVYKERGIFP
- a CDS encoding sigma-54-dependent Fis family transcriptional regulator; the encoded protein is MGNSTTRILAVDDSETTLEVIQRNLTEAGFAVLQARSVDEAIPMLEQVPVELVITDLKMPQVSGMELVRHVRDHFPNMAVIMITGYGSIESAVAAVKEGAEEYLTKPFTDEELLKAVKNTLAVVRQRRAAETGMQEASGAPFGLIGDSPSMQQVFRGIAKAASASATVLITGESGTGKELVARAIHYSSDRARAAFVPVNCGGIPEGLVESELFGHVKGAFTGAVTTRAGFFIAADEGSIFLDEVGELTPSMQAKLLRVLEDCQVQMVGAAKPRAVDVRVLAATNKDLAALVRRKLFRDDLYFRLNVLTLELPPLRDRGDDIIKLVGHFLSKFARDADKPVPRLSERAWRCLREYHWPGNIRELENVVQRLVVMTEGEEIDAGDLPTLMRFAVPHGTSLQRTLAEVQEGHIKAVLASVHGNKTQAAQILGIDRKTLRETLKRLAITPDSDASPSSD